In Juglans regia cultivar Chandler unplaced genomic scaffold, Walnut 2.0 Scaffold_18632, whole genome shotgun sequence, a single window of DNA contains:
- the LOC109014794 gene encoding protein FAR-RED IMPAIRED RESPONSE 1-like, which produces MNAFFDGYVHSGTTLKEFVDQFNNALRKKVEVETVSDFNSCNQTIPCVSPFHIEKQFQVVYTNAKFKEVQRELWGMISCNCIPGTIEGCISTFNVLDEISTDDHVKTVQYVVYYNEEECDIKCTCALFEMRGIICRHVFKVCQMKKIHMLPERYELVIKRCLKLATRVSPSDDHVNAFMRVLDEFEHNFKGLPFESGSTKVNESDVVNKGKKILSPNVVRGKGRPPTKIKVPPMEKAATKRKKKQTCRKIFDDEQVGVAEVPAPQVGANVEDVVVGTQYSTVIQQTPSGNDEN; this is translated from the exons GAAGGTGGAAGTGGAGACGGTATCTGATTTCAATTCGTGCAACCAAACCATCCCATGTGTATCTCCATTCCacattgagaagcaatttcAAGTAGTGTATACAAATGCCAAGTTTAAAGAAGTCCAAAGGGAGCTGTGGGGGATGATTTCTTGTAATTGCATACCTGGCACTATAGAGGGTTGTATTTCCACCTTCAATGTATTGGATGAAATTTCTACAGATGACCATGTCAAAACCGTTCAGTACGTAGTTTACTATAACGAGGAGGAATGTGATATCAAATGCACGTGTGCACTATTTGAGATGAGGGGCATTATTTGTAGGCATGTCTTTAAAGTTTGTCAAATGAAGAAGATTCACATGTTGCCAGAGAG GTATGAACTTGTGATTAAAAGATGTCTTAAATTAGCGACGCGTGTATCCCCAAGTGATGACCATGTCAATGCATTCATGCGGGTTTTGGATGAGtttgaacataattttaaagGATTACCATTTGAGTCTGGTTCAACCAAAGTCAATGAAAGTGACGTTGTGAATAagggtaagaaaatattaagtcCTAACGTTGTTCGAGGGAAAGGGAGACCCCCAACGAAGATAAAGGTTCCACCTATGGAGAAGGCTGCAaccaagagaaagaagaaacag ACTTGTaggaaaatatttgatgatGAACAAGTTGGAGTTGCTGAGGTCCCGGCCCCCCAAGTTGGTGCTAACGTTGAAGATGTTGTTGTTGGAACCCAATATAGTACTGTCATACAACAAACACCATCGGGCAATGATGAGAATTAA